From Myxococcota bacterium:
CCAGCTCTTCGAGCAGCTGGCGCGCGGGCTCGGCGATCTCGCGCGCCGAGATGAAGAAGCGCGGCGTGCCGCTCGCGCCAGGCGTCCAGGTCGCGCGCTCCAGGTCGAGCAGGTGCCAGCCCGCGATCAGGCCCGGCACGTCGGAGATCTGGACCGAGTCGCGGATCGCGCCCACCACGGGCCGGCCGTCGATGTCGATCCCGACCCAGTCGATCAGCTCGCGTCCCTCGCGGTTCCACGGCAGCCAGCGCGCGGTGACTCCGGCGCGCGCTTCCTCGGCGGCGCGTTCGATCTCGTCGTCGCGCCGCGCGGCCTCGCCCTCGAGCAGGCGCGGATCCTGCGCGAGCGACACGAGCCACTCGTGCAGCTCGACGCCCCAGCGCGGGAAGTTCGCTTCGTCGACGCGCACGTCGCGCGGGTCGGGCAGCGCGATCGCGACCGCCACGCCGTCGCCGGCCGCGGATACCCGCGCCACGCGCTCGCCGCGCACGAACACGAGATACTCCTGACCCGCGGGCCGCACGCCGCCTGCCGAAGTGACTGCCGCCGCGCCCTCGATCACGCGCAGCACGCGCGCGAGCAGCGTCGCGCCGCCGCCGAACAAGGTCGGAGCCGGGCGCGCGGGGTGGTCGTCGATCTCGAAAGTCTCTCCGCCCGGGTCGGCCAGGCCGGGCAGCGACAGCAGGTGCACGACGAGGCCGAGCTCGCCCGCGCGCGCTGCGGCGCGGCGCGTGCGCTCGGAGAAGAACGGCGCGGCGATGAACACCTCGCGCAGGCCGCGGCCGTTGCCGGCGCGGGCGGCCGCAATGCGCGCCCAGCCCAGCAGCTCCAGGCCGTCGCGCCGGCTGGCGACCAGGGCGACCGGGCGATTGCCCTCCCAGCGTGCCGAGGCCAGCGCGATGCCCTCGGGCGCGCCTTCGACGCGCTCGAGCCCCGACACGTCGCGCAGGCCGGCTCCGCGCAGCTCGCGCAAGCGGTCCAGCAGCCGGCTGCCGCCGTTCTGGCCGCCGCCACCGCCACCACCGCCGCCGCCCGAGCCGCCTCGTCGTCCCCAGCCCCGTCTTCGCACGAGTCTCTCTCCTGGAATCCCCTGTTGTGACCGAACGATATCCGCCGGAGACCGGGCCGCCAGGGCAGCTCCCGCCAGAGGTCGGGTCAGGCCAGGCCGAACGCCCGCTCAGACATGGGTATGGGGGTCGAAGAGGCGGTCGTGCTCGTCCATCGCGAAGCGGTCGGTCATGCCCGCGATGTAGTCGGCGATCGCGCGCTCTTCGGGCTCGCCGCGCGCGCGCTCGAGCACGTGGGGCGGCAGCTGGCGCGGGTCGGCGGCGTAGGCCCGCCACAGGTCGCCGAGAATGCGCTCGGCCTTCGCGGCCATGCGCAGCACGCGGTGGTGCCGGTAGAAGCGCTCGAACAGGAAGCGCGCGAGCTCGCGCTTCTCGTGCGCGACGTCGGGTGAGAAGCCGAGCGCGCGCTCGGGCAGCGCGGCGGCCGCGGCAGCCGAGGCCGGGCGCGCCTGTTCGAGCCGGCGCGCGCTCGCCTCGATCAGGTCGGTGGCCATGAGGTCGATCAGCGCCACGGTCAGCTGCGCGCGCGCGCTGCGCGCGTCGCTCTTCCCTTCCCCGTGCGCCGCGGCGAGCGCCCGGCGCACCAGCGGCAGCTCGCCCAATGACTCCCAGTCCAAGATCTCGGCGCGCAGGCCGTCGTCGAGGTCGTGCGTGTGGTACGCGACCTCGTCACAACAGTTCGCGATCTGCGCCTCGAGACTCGGCCCCAGGCCCAGGTCGGGCAGCGGCACCGGGTGTGGATAGTGCGGGTAGGTCGAGCCGTGCTTCAGGATGCCTGCGCGCGTCTCGTGACACAGGTTGAGCCCCGGGTAGCGCTCGGAACGGTCCTCGAGCCAGTCGACGATGCGCAGGCTCTGACGGTTGTGCTCGAAGCCCCCGTGCGGCTTCAAGAGCCCGTTCAGGACGTGCTCGCCCGCGTGACCGAACGGCGGGTGACCCAGGTCGTGGGACAGCACGATCGCCTCGACCAGGTCCTCGTTCACGCCCAGCGCGCGCGCGACGGTGCGCGCGATCTGCGCGACCTCGAGCGTGTGAGTCAGCCGGTTGCGGAAGTGGTCGCCCTCGGAGTAGGGAAAGACTTGCGTCTTGTACTGCAGCCTGCGGAAGGCGCGCGCGTGCAGCACGCGGTCGCGGTCGCGCTGGAAGGCCGTGCGATAGGCGTGGGGCGCCTCCGGCTCGATGCGCCCGCGCGAGTCACGCGCCAGCAGGGCGTACGGCGCGAGTGACTCGGCTTCGCGCTTCTCGAGCTCCGCGCGGGTCCGCACGCTACCGCCCCCGACTCTTCTCCTCGACGAGCTTGTTCAGCCGCGCCCGATCGGAGTCACCCAGCACTTCGGGCGCGGCCTCGCCCGGGCGGGCGGCCGGCGGCGCGGAAGCGACGGGCGGCGTCTCGGTGGCGTTCACCGCGCGCTCCACGGCGCGCTCGCCCAACTGTCGCGCCGTGCCCTGGGCGGTGGCGATGAGCTCCCGGGCGCTGCGCACGCGCAGCGTGAGAGTCATCGAGTCGCGCGACCAATGCGCCTCGATCATCACGAAGGCGACCCCGACGAGGAGCAGGAGAAACAGCAGCCGGAACACGGACCGCAGTCTAAGTCAGGGCTACCCGGGCGGCCAGCCGAACCTGCGCCCGCCCAGCAGGTGCAGGTGGATGTGGTCGACGCTCTGACCGGCGGCGCGGTTGGTGTTGAAGACCAGCCGGTAGCCATCGTCCGCGAAGCCCCGCTCGCGCGCGATCGCCCCGGCCAGCTCGATCAGCTCGCCCGCGAGCGCGCGCGTGGCCGGCCCGATCTCCAGCGCCGAGACGATGTGCTCGCGCGGGATCAACAGCACGTGGCTGGGCGCCTGCGGGTGGAGGTCTTCGAAGGCCACGATGCGCTCGTTCTCGCGCACGATCTTCGCGGGGACCTGCTTCGCCACGATCCGGCAGAAGAGACAGTCATCGGGCATGGGCACCTCGCTCCGGGCGCGCCAGTATACTGCGCGCGATGAGCCCGCTGTCTCTGCCCGACCGCCTGTTGCTGGGCCCCGGTCCGAGCGCCGTCTCGGAAGAGGTGCGCGCGGCGCTCGCGCGCCCGCCGATCGGTCACCTGGATCCGGCGTTCCTGGCGCTGCTCGACGAGATACAAGTCATGCTGCGGCGCGTGTTCCGCGCCGAGTCGGCGTTCGCGTTCCCGCTCTCGGGCACCGGCAGCGCGGGCATGGAGGCGTGTCTGGTGAACCTGCTCGAGCCCGGCGAGAGCGCGCTCGTAGCAGTGAACGGCGTGTTCGGCGAGCGCATCTCGACCATCGCCGAGCGCGCGGGCGCGCGCGTGCTGCGCGTCGAGGCCGAGATGGGCCAGGCGGTGCCGGTCGAGAGACTGGTCGCCGAGATCCAGGCGCGCCGGCCCGCGCTGGTGGCGCTCGTGCACGCCGAGACCTCGACCGGCGTGGAGCAGCCGATCGCCGAGGTGGCGCGCGCCGCGCGCGCCGCGGGGGCGCTCGTGCTCATGGACTGCGTGACCTCGCTCTCGGGCATCGACGTGCGCTTCGACGACTGGCAGGTCGACGCGGCCTATTCGGGCACGCAGAAGTGTCTCGCGTGCCCGCCCGGTCTGTCGCCGATCGCGCTGGGTCCGCGCGCGCTCGCGCGGCTCGAGCGCCGCACGCGGCCGGTGCAGAGCTGGTATCTCGACTTCACGCTGATCGGCCGCTATCTCGGCGCGAGCCGCGTCTACCACCACACCGCGCCGATCTCGATGATCTACGGGCTCCACGCCGCGCTCGAGCGCGTGCTCGCGGAGGGCCTCGAGGCGCGCTTCGCGCGCCACCGCGCCGCATCGCTGCGCCTGATCGCCGGGCTCGAGGCGCGCGGCTTCCGCATGCTGGTCGCCCCGGAGCTGCGCCTGCCCATGCTGAACGCGGTGATTCCGCCGGTGCCCGACGAGGCGGCGCTGCGGCGCCAGCTGCTCGAGAGACACGGCATCGAGGTGGGCGGCGGCCTGGGCAAGCTCGCCGGACGCATCTGGCGCATCGGCCTCATGGGTGAGAACGCGCGGCCCGAGGTCGTCGACCGGCTGCTCGCCGCGCTCGACGCGTCGCTCTAGAGACTCTCGGCCGCCTTCTCGGCCTCGTCGGCGGCGGTGGTGTCGACGCGCGGCCCGGCCGAGATCCCGTCGAGGCCGACGTCCACGCGCGCCTCGACCGGCAACAGGTGCACGATGCCCAGCCAGCGCGCGACCGGCAGCACGAGCGTCGCGTGCGGACCGCTCGTCCCCATGACCAGCGACAGCTCCGCCTGGCGGTAGCCCGCGCGCGCGCCGACGCCCGCCGCGCCCTCGGCGTCGGTGCTGGCGAAGAGCTGGCCGTCGACGGGCAGCTTGCGGTCGATGCAGGGTGTGTCGGCCAGACAGAAGGCGCCGTCGCCGCCGAGCTCGCGGCCGGCGGTGATCTTGTCGTCTTCGCGCGAGAGCGCGACGTCGCCCCAGGTGCGCGTGCGCTTGCCGTCGACCAACGCCGCGCCCACCTCGCCCAGGCCCGCGGCCGCGGTCGGCAGCCGCGGCGCCACGCGCAGGGTCGCGCCCGCGCGCACGCGGCCGTCCATGCGGCGCACGGCCTCGAGCACCTCGCCCATCGTGTCGCCTCGCGGCTGGAGTGACTGCGCTTCGAGGCCATCCGCCAGCCGTGACAGAAGCTCGAGCGCGCGCGGCGACGGCAGGTCGCGCGCGTTCTCGCCGACCGCGTGCTCACCGAGCACGAACGCCGCCGCGCCGGTCAGGCCGAGCTCCTGCGCGAGCTCCGGCGCCGCCTTCGCGAGCGCGTCGTCCGACACCACCACCCGCTGCGGCGCAATGCGCGTGTAGTGCGTGCGCGCGTGCGGCAGCACGAAGTAGCCGTCGCGGAACGGAGTCACCGTGCGGCTCGCCCGCTCGTCGACGCGCAGCTTCTCGAGCCACTCGCGCGCTTCGTCCGCGCGCGCGCCCTGGGGCTCGAGCTCGAGATAGCGCGTCGCCGCCTCGCGCAGCGCCCCGCCGTCGGGCCGCCAGCCGCGCCAGATGCGCACCGGCGTGTCGAGCAGGAGGTTCACGGGATTCACCGTCTTGCGCAGGATCTTGTACGAGGTCTTGAGCCGGCGATAGCCGTCGTAAGTGAAGTCGACGTTGTCGGGCTCGAGGCCCAGGCCGTTGTCGGCCAGCGCGTCGCCACCCACGAAGCCCAGTGACCGGCGCTTGGTGTAGCTCGAGGCCTCCTCGTCGAGCGCGCGCTCCGGATTCAGCGCGCGGTCCTCGAGCAGATCGCGCGCGACGCCCGAGCCCGGGCCGTCGCTCTCGGCCATCTGGCGGAACTCGTCGAGCGCGCCGGCGCGGTCGCCGGACACGTAGCGCGCGGTGGCGCGCGCGATCTCGAGGTCGTCGCGCGAGGCGGCGTCGACGCCGCTCGCCGCGTCGACCGCGGCCTCGTCGTCGACCAGGAGCGCACCCGCCGCGCGCACGTCCCAGCTCCCGAAGGCGGCGCCGCCCAGACCGACGGCCTCGCGCGCCTCGTCGATGCGCTCGCGCGCGGCGATCGCGTCGAGCAGCCGGTCGGCGTGCTGTGACCCGGGGTCGAGCTCGAGCGCGCGATTCACCGCGACCCGCGCGCGACGCACCTGACCCGCGTTGAGCGCGCGCCCGCCGTCTTCGATCAGGCCCTTCACGAGCGCGTGGCGCTCGCGGCCCTCGAGCCGCTCGTAGAGCTCGCGCGTCGCCTGGTCGAGCTCGCCGCCCAGCGCGTCGGGGCCCAGCAGCAAGAGCGCCCGTTCTTCGCCCGGCGTGCGGTTCGACCAGGTCAGCACGCCGCGGCCCAGCTCGCCGGCGCTCTGCAGCATCTTGATCGGCGACGCGCCGACCGAGGCCCGGATGCCCAGGTCGACCAGCGCGGACGAGATCACCGCGAGCTTCCGGTTGCGGTCGGTCGCGAGCAGATCGCGCGCCTCGCGCGCGCGGTCCGCGCCGGCGTCGCCCTCGGGCGCGAGCAGGAGCTGCGCGGCCTGGTCGCCCCTGCCCTGCGAGTCACTCTGCGAGTCAGCGGCGAACGCGCGCCCGCCCAGCGCGAGACACAAGAGCGCCGCCGCGATCAGCGCGCGGATCAGCTGCTGCCCGAGGCGGATGGCGTGAGCTTCAGGGAACACGCGCGGTCGCTCCCTCGTGGTAGGCCAGGAGCGCCTCGATCCGGCTGCGGGCCTCGCGGCGCAGCGCGGGGCGGCGGTCCTCCGCGGCGAGCTCGTAGGCCGAGAACGCCTGGTCGACGAACGCCTCGTAGCGCGACGGATCGAGCGCCTTGTAGTGCGCGCGCGCGTGCAGCTCCTCGCGCCGCGCGCTGTCGGAGTACAGATCGCCCAGGCGCAGCAGGTGCTTGCCGAAGAGCTTCGACTCGCGGTTGCCTTCGAGCAGGTCCTGGCACGCCGAGATCGCGTCTTCGAGCCGGTCGCCGCGCGCGAACCAGTCCACGCGCATCACCTGCCACGACTCGACCTCCTCGAGCGCGAGCGGCTCGAAGGGCGTGCCGTGCACGTCGTCGGCGAGCTTGCGCCAGAGCGCGATGCGCGCCTCGATGAACAGCCGCTCCTCCTCGGGGTTGGCGAACGGCTCGCTCGGCGGTGCCGAGGCGGAGGCGAAGCTGTCGATCACGCGCACGCGCTCGGCCGCGGCGTCGCCCAGCACCGAGCCGGAGCCGGCCACGCGCTGGTAGGCGGCGACCGCCTCGCCGTAGCGGCGCAGGCGTTCCAGCGCCTTGCCGCGCGCGAACTCGATCACGTAGTCGGCGTTCTCCCAATCTTCGTTGGCGCGCGCGCGCTGGCCGGCCAGCCGGTCGAGCTTCCAGAGCGCGACTGCGTACACGCTGCGGCCGTCCTCGGTGGTCGCGCGGTCGTAGCGGTAGGTGTCGTCGCGCAGGTGGAGCTTCAGCTCGGCGACCACGCGCGTGAGCGAGTCATCGGCGGCGGGCTCGCGCGAGGCCAGGCCGGTCATGCGCGAGAGACTCGCGCAGCCGGTCGCGCAGACCAGCACGGGAGCGATCCACGCGATGTGTCTGATGCGCTGCACGCCGCGCGTTGTTGCATCGGCCGTGCCGCGCTTCACGCGCCGGCAAGTCCCGGCTCAACTCACGTCACTTGCGAGTGCGGCGGGATTCGGGTCACTCGGCGGGTGCGCATGCGACTTCGCGCGGCGAAGAGGCGCGCACGGCGTACTTGCGCCCGCGCTGCCGACCGTGTGATCGCCGTCACTGGGGTCTTCGAGCGGGCTCCGCGGGCTTTCGCCAGTCTTCGGGCACGCCGGCCAGCGAGGCCTCCACGTCCAGGTCGCGCAGCCGCTGGCGCGAAGCCTCGAGAGACTGCCGATCTCGCTTGAGCTGCGCGCGCAGTTTGAGCACTTCGGGATCGGTGATCTCGCCGCCGGCCGGCGAGTAGTTCCACTCCCCGGCCGAGGCGCTGCGCAGGTGCTCCTGGCCGGCCTCCACCTTGCCTTCGAGGTCGGAGACCTCCTGGCGGGCCTTGCGGAACTCCTCCTTCCAGCCGCGCATGTCGCGCCCGCCGTAGGTCTTGCCGGTCGGCTGCATGCCGACTGCCGGTGGGTGAAGCAGCCGGTCGAGCGTGAGTGACTTCGGCGGCGCGGCGTCGGGCGGCTGGTCGCCCGGGGGCGGGGCCGGCGAGGCGGCATTCTCGTCCGGAATGTCGCTGTCGGCCGCAAACGCGCTCGTCTGGGCACCCAGGGCGAGAACGGCGGCAAGCAGCGCAGGCAGGAGGAGGCGCATTCGGGGTCGATTATAGGGACGGGCGGGTCCCTCCTCCATCAAGCGCCGCCCGCGCGGCGCCGAAGTAAGGAGAACTCGCAGGAGACGCGGAACTCACCCATGGATCGCGAGCGACTCCACCGACTGCTCCGACTCGGCTTCGAGAAGGGCGCGTCGGACATCCACTTCCAGGTCGGATACCTCCCGCTCTATCGCTTCAACGGCGAGCTGGTCGAGCTGAAGTACAAGGTGCTCGCGATGGCGGACACCGAGGCCATCGCTCGCCTTCTGATGGAGAACGAGAAGGAGAAGACACTCGACGGCGCATCCGAGGTCGACATGGCCTACGAGATCCCGGGCGAGGGTCGCTTCCGCGTCAACATCTCCCGCGAGCGGCGCGCGTACAACATCGTGCTGCGCGTGATTCCGCTCTCGATCAAGAGCTTCGAGGAGCTGAACCTGCCCTCGGTGCTGAAGACGATCTCGTCGGTGCAGCGCGGCCTGGTGCTCGTGACCGGCGCCACCGGCATGGGCAAGTCGACGACGCTCGCGACCATGCTCCAGGAGATCAACCGCGCGAACAAGTGCAAGATCGTCACGATCGAGGACCCGGTCGAGTTCATCTTCACGCACGAGCGCTCGATCATCACGCAGCGCGAGATCTCGACCGACACGCCGAGCTTCCCTGCCGCGCTGCGCGCCGCGCTGCGCCAGGACCCCGACGTGATCATGGTCGGCGAGATGCGCGACGCCGAGACCGTCGACACGGGCCTGAAGGCCGCGGAGACCGGTCACGCGGTGTTCTCGTCGATCCACACCAACGACGTCGTGACCACGCTGCGGCGCATCGTGTCGTTCTTCCCGGTCGAAGAGCACCAGCAGGTGCGCGAGAGACTCGCCGACAACCTGCAATCGATCGTTTCGCTGCGGCTCTTGCCCAACAAGAAGGGCACGGGCCGCGTGCCGGCGGTCGAGGTGCTGCGCACCACGCGTTCCATCCGCGAGTGCATCCGCGACATGAATCGCGCGGTCGAGATCCGCGACCACATCGAGAAGGGTCACTCGGACATGCAGATGCAGACCTTCGATCAGCATCTGCTCGAGCTCTACCAGGCCAACAAGATCAAGCTCGAGACCGCGCGCGACGCGGCCAGCAACCCGAGAGACTTCGCGACCAAGCTCGCGCTCGAAGGCGACAGCTCGTACACGCAGGAAGGCCCGTCCGGCTCGGATGCCGGCGACGAAGGCCGGTTCTAGGCCGCCATGGAGATCCTGGCGCTCTATACGTCGCCCGACACGCTCGGGTCCGCACTCGCAGCCGGTGCCCGCCACCTGGCGGCCGCGCTGCAGGGCTTCGCGCTCGTGTACCAGTCGGGCCGATCCGCCGCGGAGCCCGACGGCTGGGCCGGCTTCACCTGCGCCAAGGACGCGCAGATCGCCGGCGCAGAGCTCGAGGAGTTCATTCGCGAGGCCGAGGCCTCGGAGCGCCCCGTGCGCATCGACCCGCCCGAAGGCAGCCCGCGCGTCTGGGCGCGCGGCGCCGGCGGCGTGTTCGGCTTCCCGATCCGCCACAACGGCCAGCCGCGCGGCGTCGCGCTGCTGGGCTGCCCCGGCCCCTGGCCGCGCGTGCAGAACTCCGGGATCGAGTCGATCCTGCGCCAGATCGCGCTCGTGCTCGACCACCACGTGGTCTCGGGCAGCCGCGCGCCGGCCGAGCCCTCCGACGAGGTCCTGCGCCTGTCCGAGCAGTTACTCGCGCAGGACATCGAGCTGATCAAGCGCGAGGAGCGACTCACTCTGGTCGAGCGGCTGAAGGCCGACTTGATCGAGACCATGTCGTACGAGCTGCGCGCGCCCCTGAACAGCATCATCGAGCGCGTGATCTCCGTGCTCGCCAACGAGCACGAGAAGCTGTCCTCGACCGGGCGCGACGCCCTGCGCGGCGTGCTCGACGACGGCAACGCGCTGATGCGCATGCTGCAGAACATCCTCGACCTGTGGCGCGTGAAGCAGGGCGAGGTCGCGGTCGAGGTCCAGGACGTGAACCTGGCCGAGGTGATCGAGGAAGGCATCTTCAACGTGCGTGACACGCTGCAGCCCGAGGTGGTGCTGGAGAAGCGCCTGCCCTCGAGCCTGCCGAAGATCCGCACGGACCTCGCGAAGCTGAACCAGATCCTCTTCCACCTGCTCGACAACGCGGCCAAGTTCACGCGCCGCGGCCGCATCGAGCTCGAGCTCTCGGTCGAAGAAGGTCAGCTCTTCTGCAGCGTGACCGACACGGGCATCGGCATCGCGCCGGACGACCAGGAGCAGATCTTCGACGAGTTCTTCCGCGTCGACTCCTCCGTCGACAGCCGCCACCGCGGCGCCGGCCTGGGCCTGACCCTCGCCCGAGCCCTGATCGAGAAGCTCGGCGGAGCGCTGTCGGTGCAGAGTGAGATCGGCTCCGGCTCGCGCTTCAGCTTCACGGTGCCGGTGACCATCTCGTAAGAGCCGGATCTTCTCGGCGCCTTGCGCTCCGAGCAATACCCGCCGGTCGCTGCTTCGCGAGTACGCTCCAGACGCTCCCTCTGGGTATTGCTCCGGACGCGCAGGCGAAACAGAGATCGCCTCTCCCAACAAAGTACAAAGTCGCGCCGGCGCTCTCGCCAGTGCGACCCACCGGGCCGCGTTCGCTGCGCCATCGGGCGCGGACCGCAGTGTCGACGGGGCAACCAACGCCGACGCGTTTCCTAATTTTGCGCAAGCGAAGGATCTGATCCGCGCGCGCGGCCGGGCAAAACCCGGAGGGAGCGTCTGGAGCGTACTCGCGAAGCAGCGACCGAGGGTTTTAGCCCGGAGCGCGGCGCGCAGAGATGCTCTTAGTGCTCAATGTCCTCGATGTCGGACAGCACGTATCCGGCGGCGACTTCGCGCAGGGCGTTCACCACCGACTTGTTCTCGCCGGCCTTCACCAGGCCCTTGGCACCGCGCATCAGCTGCTTCGTCCGGACGGACACCATCAGCACCAGGGCGAAGCGGTTGCCGACGCGCTCGGTGCAGTCTTCGATCGTGATGCGGGCCATGCGAGTGCCTCCTCGAGATCGGGCGGCAGGCTAGCAAAAGAAGAAGCCCCCGTCGCTCCGAAGCGACGGGGGCTCCCCATCTGGAAAATCAGGCTAGCGACGACTCACATCTTGCGGCGTCGCGTGGCCTTGCGTCGGCGGGTGCCCTTCTTGCGGCCACCCTTCTTGCGCCGCGTCGCCTTTTTCTTGCTCGCGGCCTTCTTC
This genomic window contains:
- a CDS encoding deoxyguanosinetriphosphate triphosphohydrolase, which gives rise to MRTRAELEKREAESLAPYALLARDSRGRIEPEAPHAYRTAFQRDRDRVLHARAFRRLQYKTQVFPYSEGDHFRNRLTHTLEVAQIARTVARALGVNEDLVEAIVLSHDLGHPPFGHAGEHVLNGLLKPHGGFEHNRQSLRIVDWLEDRSERYPGLNLCHETRAGILKHGSTYPHYPHPVPLPDLGLGPSLEAQIANCCDEVAYHTHDLDDGLRAEILDWESLGELPLVRRALAAAHGEGKSDARSARAQLTVALIDLMATDLIEASARRLEQARPASAAAAAALPERALGFSPDVAHEKRELARFLFERFYRHHRVLRMAAKAERILGDLWRAYAADPRQLPPHVLERARGEPEERAIADYIAGMTDRFAMDEHDRLFDPHTHV
- a CDS encoding histidine triad nucleotide-binding protein, yielding MPDDCLFCRIVAKQVPAKIVRENERIVAFEDLHPQAPSHVLLIPREHIVSALEIGPATRALAGELIELAGAIARERGFADDGYRLVFNTNRAAGQSVDHIHLHLLGGRRFGWPPG
- a CDS encoding aminotransferase class V-fold PLP-dependent enzyme, which produces MSPLSLPDRLLLGPGPSAVSEEVRAALARPPIGHLDPAFLALLDEIQVMLRRVFRAESAFAFPLSGTGSAGMEACLVNLLEPGESALVAVNGVFGERISTIAERAGARVLRVEAEMGQAVPVERLVAEIQARRPALVALVHAETSTGVEQPIAEVARAARAAGALVLMDCVTSLSGIDVRFDDWQVDAAYSGTQKCLACPPGLSPIALGPRALARLERRTRPVQSWYLDFTLIGRYLGASRVYHHTAPISMIYGLHAALERVLAEGLEARFARHRAASLRLIAGLEARGFRMLVAPELRLPMLNAVIPPVPDEAALRRQLLERHGIEVGGGLGKLAGRIWRIGLMGENARPEVVDRLLAALDASL
- a CDS encoding PilT/PilU family type 4a pilus ATPase codes for the protein MDRERLHRLLRLGFEKGASDIHFQVGYLPLYRFNGELVELKYKVLAMADTEAIARLLMENEKEKTLDGASEVDMAYEIPGEGRFRVNISRERRAYNIVLRVIPLSIKSFEELNLPSVLKTISSVQRGLVLVTGATGMGKSTTLATMLQEINRANKCKIVTIEDPVEFIFTHERSIITQREISTDTPSFPAALRAALRQDPDVIMVGEMRDAETVDTGLKAAETGHAVFSSIHTNDVVTTLRRIVSFFPVEEHQQVRERLADNLQSIVSLRLLPNKKGTGRVPAVEVLRTTRSIRECIRDMNRAVEIRDHIEKGHSDMQMQTFDQHLLELYQANKIKLETARDAASNPRDFATKLALEGDSSYTQEGPSGSDAGDEGRF
- a CDS encoding HAMP domain-containing sensor histidine kinase, yielding MEILALYTSPDTLGSALAAGARHLAAALQGFALVYQSGRSAAEPDGWAGFTCAKDAQIAGAELEEFIREAEASERPVRIDPPEGSPRVWARGAGGVFGFPIRHNGQPRGVALLGCPGPWPRVQNSGIESILRQIALVLDHHVVSGSRAPAEPSDEVLRLSEQLLAQDIELIKREERLTLVERLKADLIETMSYELRAPLNSIIERVISVLANEHEKLSSTGRDALRGVLDDGNALMRMLQNILDLWRVKQGEVAVEVQDVNLAEVIEEGIFNVRDTLQPEVVLEKRLPSSLPKIRTDLAKLNQILFHLLDNAAKFTRRGRIELELSVEEGQLFCSVTDTGIGIAPDDQEQIFDEFFRVDSSVDSRHRGAGLGLTLARALIEKLGGALSVQSEIGSGSRFSFTVPVTIS
- the rpoZ gene encoding DNA-directed RNA polymerase subunit omega; protein product: MARITIEDCTERVGNRFALVLMVSVRTKQLMRGAKGLVKAGENKSVVNALREVAAGYVLSDIEDIEH